From the genome of Pyxidicoccus trucidator:
AGCAGCATCATGAAGCCGATGCCGGACGCCTCGTTGAGCTTGCGGAAGGGCACCTTCTCCAGGCCCGACAGCAGGCACCCCCACCGCAGGGTGCGGAACACGTGGATGGCGAGGAGGCAGCCGCAGTACGGCACCAGCCACGCGTAGTTGGCCGCCTTGAGGCTGGCGATCTGGGTGGCCCAGTCCGTGTCACGGAAGGCCCACCACATGAAGACGAAGGTGACCAGCAGACTGGCCAGCAGCTTGACGGCACGTTTCACGGCGGCCGGGTATACCGTCAGTCCAGGTCAGACTCCAGCGCCTCACCGGCCAGCAGCCTGGAGGGGTTGTCCTTCATGAGACGGGCGAAGGCCTGCTCCCCTGCCCTACCCCGGAGCTCGGCCAGCGAGCGGCCCACCCAGTCCCGGGCCCCTACCGGGGCGTGCAGGTCCGTGGCGGCCACCGCGTACAGGCCCTCGTCCAGGAAGGCCCGGGACAGCTTCTTCGGCATGGGGCCGTAGCGGCCGATGAGCGCCCCCACGTCGAGTTGGAGCAGCGCCCCCGCCCGCACCGCCTCCGCCGCGCGGCCCTTGCGCTCGAACTCCAGGCAGCGCTCGGGGTGCGCCAGCAGGGGCACCACGCCCTTGGTGCGGATGCGGAAGAGGATGTCCGGCAGGGCCGGCACGGGCGCGGTGTAGGGCAATTCCACCAGGGCATAGCGGCCCGGCCCCAGCGTCCGCGCCGAGGGCGTGCCCAGGCCGCGCAGGAAGGCGTCGTCGAGCACGTTCTCCGCGTTGCGCCCCAGCGTCAGGGGGATGCGCTCGCGGGCCAGCGCCGCGGCCAGTTCGTCGCGGCGCGCGTCCACCACCTCGACGGGGGCGTACTCGGGGCGGGCGTGGGGGCTGGGGGCGACGGTGGAGAAGCCGAGGTCGACCAGGGCGCGCGCCATCTCCAGTGCGTCTTCGAGAGAGCGGGCGCCGTCATCCACCCCGGGCAGCAGGTGGCAGTGCAGGTCGACGAAGCCGCTCACGCGTCTCCGCCCTGCCTGTCTGGGTGGTGGGAGGGGGGCAGCTCGTCCTCATGCTCATCCGCCTGACGGTCGGGCACGCGGTACTCCTCGCCGAGCCAGCGGCCGAGGTCCACCGCGCGGCAGCGGCGGGAGCAGAAGGGGAAGGAGGGGTTCTCCCCTCTCGGGGGAACGGGCTTCTGGCAGATGGAACACTTCGAGGCGCTCATGATGGATGGCCTCTAGATAAGCGTTGACGCTCGCGCGAGCCAGGATGTTTCGTGCCCGGCCTCTCGCAGGAGGTCCATGCCATGAAGGTCCAGCGAATCACGGAGCCCGGCGGTCCCGAAGTGCTCTCCATGGAGGAGCGGCCCGAGCCCGTTCCCGGCCCTGGAGAGATTCTGGTGCGCGTGCGGGCCTCCGCGCTCAACCGGGCGGACCTGCTGCAGATTCGTGGCTTCTACCCCGCCCCGCCGGACGTGCCGCCGGACGTGCCGGGCCTGGAGTACGCGGGCGAGGTAGCGGCGGTGGGCCCGCGCACGCGGCGCTTCAAGGTCGGCGACCGGGTGATGGGGCTGGTGGGCGGCGGCGCGTGGGCGGAGTCGCTCGTCACGCACGAGCGCGAGGCCCTTCCGATGCCGGAGGGCATGGACTTCGCGGACGCGGCGGCACTGCCGGAGGCGTACCTCACGGCGTACGACGCGCTGGTGCTGCAGGGTGAGCTGAGGCCCGGGGAGACGGTGCTGATTCACGCGGTGGCCAGCGGCGTGGGCTCTGCGGCGGCGCTGCTGTGCCAGGCCTCCGGTGCGCGCGTGGTGGGCACGGGGCGCAGCGCGGCCAAGCTGGCGCGGGCCTCCGAGTGGGGCGTGGCGCGCACGGTGCTGTGCGAGTCCTCGCCGCCGCGCTTCGCGGACGCTGTGAAGGAGGCGACGGGCGGCCGGGGCGCGGACCTGTGCCTGGACCTGGTGGGCGGGGACTATCTGCCGGAGACGCTGGATGCGCTGGCGCCTCGCGGGCGGGCGATGCTGGTGGGGATGGTGGCGGGGACCACCACGGAGCTGAACCTGGGGATGGTGCTGGTGAAGCGGCTGCGCGTCACGGGCACCGTGCTGCGCAGCCGGCCCCTGGAGGAGAAGATTGCCCTGTCACAGAGCGCGGAGCGGCACCTGCTGCCGCTGTTCCGCTCGGGCGCGCTGAAGCCCGTGGTGGACGCGGTGCTGCCCATGACGGAGCTGCGCCAGGGGCTGGAGCGCATGGCGCGCAACGACTCCGTGGGCAAGCTGGTGGTGCGCTGGGAGTGAGCCGCGCCGGGCGGCCCATCGAACCCTCGCGGGCCGGGCGCGCTTCTCATGCTCCCATGTTCACCTCAGCACACGCGCGCGGCAACACCTGGAGGCGCAGTTCGAAGGATGGAGAGCGGATGTTCCCACAACCGCCATGAGCGGGCCCGCCTCCGTCCCGGTGCGCTTCGACTCGCCTGTGAGCCCACCTCATCCCCACTGCCGCGTCTCGACGGCGCTCGGCGGTGAGGGGAAGGCCCAGCGCTCAGCTCACGCGGCCGGGGACGTTCTGGCTGAGCGACTGCCGGGCCAGTTCCTTGGCTCGGTCCGGGTTGAGGATGCCGGCGCCCTCCAGGATGCGCGGGGCCGAGGTGTCGGTGGCGGCTCGCTTTAGCAGGCTGCGCACCTGCGCGTTGGTGAGGCGCGGGTTGATGCGGCGCATCTCCGCGATGGTAGCCGTCACCTGGGGCGCCGCGAAGGAGGTACCATCCGCCGACCGGTTATTCCCCGCCACGCGGATGTCCGTGCCGTCAATCGCCACGGTGACGAACGGGCTGGGCGTGGAGAAGCCGGCGATGCCGTCCGGCTGCGCTCCTGTGGAGGCCCCCACCACCACGGTGTTGCGGTTGAAGAGCACCGACCTCGCGAAGTCCCGGTCCCCGCGGATGCCCAGCTTCCGCAGCTCTTTCAGCGTGGCTCCCTCGTTGCCGGCCGCGACGACGTGGAGAATGCCCTTGCGCTCCAGCTTGTCCGACATCGTGTTGTAGCGGGCCTTGGCCTGGAGGATCCGCGGGCTGGTCTCGAAGATGCGGTCCACCCGTGCCACGAGCGCCTTGAGGAGGGCCTTGTTGCTGGCGTTCTCGGGCAGCCCCATTTCTCGGGCAAGATACTGAAGGCCTCCAGGCTGGGCCCTCGCTTGGACGAAGACCTGCGTGGCCATGTCCACCTCGCTGAGGCCCTGCGACTGGTTGATGACCCGAATCTTCCCGGGGTTGCTGAGCACGGACTGGATGGCGTTGGCGGTGCTGTCGAGGAAGCCGGAGACACTCTGCTCGATGACCTGGTTGAGCGGACCCCTCCCGCTGGTGCCGACCTCCACCTGCCGGATGCCGGATGCGCGCGTGGAGGGGCTGTTCGCCCGGACGACGTACCGCACCTTGTCTCCGTGAGTGTTGCCGGGGCCGAAGTCATCGAAGAGGGCTACGGTATCGTCGGCGGTCCTGGACGAGCGGCCCGCTGTCTTCGCCACGGCCTCCTGCGAGCGAGCGCTTCGCGAGCCCTCGGCCCTGGCGGTGTTCGGGCCATCGAGCACCTTGCCCAGGCGGCGGTCGCCCGCCTCGAAGGAGCTGCGGTAGCGGGCGTCGGCCAGGGCGACCTGGCCCCTGCCGGTTGGCGGGGAGGGGCGCGCGGCGGCGCGCGCGGCGCTGAGCGGGGCAGCAGGGCGGGTGACATCGGCGGGGCGGATGCTGCGGCGAAGCACATTCATGGTCGTTGCTCCTGCGGGTGGGGAAGGCAATGCAGGGACCAGAGGCGCTGACTAGGGCGTGAAGCGCACAGTGGCCGGGGTGCTGAACCTTCTGCCGCCCTGGCCGAAGGTGTACTGGGTCTCCAGTCTCGCCGAGAGTCGCGAGTTGAACTGGCGCGTGACACCGAGGGTCAAACGCAGGCAGGTCTTCGGCCTCGTCGGACAGAGGCCACGCAGTGGTTGCGTCATCCTCCAAGGCAGCAGGAACGCCCGGCCGCACTGCTGCCGCGGGCCAGAAGAGCATGGTCGGCGTCAACTCAGTTCAGGCCAGGCTCAACCAAGATCGCTTCGAAGCTGCCGCCAAGAAGAGCGCGGCCAAGACTCAATGCGCATTGCACGCCCCCGTGCAAAACAAGCCCGGCCAGCGAGCGCGCGCACTGGAGGTGACCCGTCAGGCTCCCATAGGGTCAGTGGGCGCGGCGATCCGGCCCACATTGGAGACAGCATTCTCCGTGGCCAATGAGCTCTTCGCCGGGAAGATTGGGGACTTCTACGAGCGAAACCGGGACTTGCTCAATAAACCCGCCACGGATGAGAACATCGCCGACTTCGTGAGGCGTGAGAACGAGCATTTCAGCGCGGAGGGGAACTGGGCTGCATGGGCGTTTGACAGAGTCCTGGGCGAGGGCTGGCGAGAAAATCAAATAAAGGAGAATCGGGACGAGCAGCTCCGTGGTCAGTAGGTCCCGCGCGCTCCAGGATTGAAGTGCAGCCCCGCGCCGGGCGGACAACACCGCGCTGCCCCAAGGTTCAAGTAGGCAAGGAAGCTTCAGTGGCCATCATTGCCCCCTGAAGCATCCCCTCACCGGCAGGAAGCCACCCAACGCTCCCCACGTTGGTCGTGGCTTCAGCACCACAGCGCCAGACCGTAAGACCTCGGCGC
Proteins encoded in this window:
- a CDS encoding DNA gyrase inhibitor YacG gives rise to the protein MSASKCSICQKPVPPRGENPSFPFCSRRCRAVDLGRWLGEEYRVPDRQADEHEDELPPSHHPDRQGGDA
- a CDS encoding tyrosine-protein phosphatase, coding for MSGFVDLHCHLLPGVDDGARSLEDALEMARALVDLGFSTVAPSPHARPEYAPVEVVDARRDELAAALARERIPLTLGRNAENVLDDAFLRGLGTPSARTLGPGRYALVELPYTAPVPALPDILFRIRTKGVVPLLAHPERCLEFERKGRAAEAVRAGALLQLDVGALIGRYGPMPKKLSRAFLDEGLYAVAATDLHAPVGARDWVGRSLAELRGRAGEQAFARLMKDNPSRLLAGEALESDLD
- a CDS encoding S8 family serine peptidase, giving the protein MNVLRRSIRPADVTRPAAPLSAARAAARPSPPTGRGQVALADARYRSSFEAGDRRLGKVLDGPNTARAEGSRSARSQEAVAKTAGRSSRTADDTVALFDDFGPGNTHGDKVRYVVRANSPSTRASGIRQVEVGTSGRGPLNQVIEQSVSGFLDSTANAIQSVLSNPGKIRVINQSQGLSEVDMATQVFVQARAQPGGLQYLAREMGLPENASNKALLKALVARVDRIFETSPRILQAKARYNTMSDKLERKGILHVVAAGNEGATLKELRKLGIRGDRDFARSVLFNRNTVVVGASTGAQPDGIAGFSTPSPFVTVAIDGTDIRVAGNNRSADGTSFAAPQVTATIAEMRRINPRLTNAQVRSLLKRAATDTSAPRILEGAGILNPDRAKELARQSLSQNVPGRVS
- a CDS encoding NAD(P)H-quinone oxidoreductase — protein: MKVQRITEPGGPEVLSMEERPEPVPGPGEILVRVRASALNRADLLQIRGFYPAPPDVPPDVPGLEYAGEVAAVGPRTRRFKVGDRVMGLVGGGAWAESLVTHEREALPMPEGMDFADAAALPEAYLTAYDALVLQGELRPGETVLIHAVASGVGSAAALLCQASGARVVGTGRSAAKLARASEWGVARTVLCESSPPRFADAVKEATGGRGADLCLDLVGGDYLPETLDALAPRGRAMLVGMVAGTTTELNLGMVLVKRLRVTGTVLRSRPLEEKIALSQSAERHLLPLFRSGALKPVVDAVLPMTELRQGLERMARNDSVGKLVVRWE